From the Musa acuminata AAA Group cultivar baxijiao chromosome BXJ3-7, Cavendish_Baxijiao_AAA, whole genome shotgun sequence genome, one window contains:
- the LOC135586943 gene encoding transcription factor ILR3-like, with product MESNSIDDYWVDGGGSDAELRCAIESFCDMVPTTGVGIEEAYGVELTSLKKRARDDSTTGLKSKACREKMRRDKLNDRFSELSLILDPGRTPKSDKASILSDAARVLVQLKADAQELKESNDKLQETIKDLKVEKNELRDEKMKLKADKETLEQQVKAISMAPSGFMPHPLAYHPAAAPTTFSPHVQAPSNKAAHFPAYPGMAMWQWLPPAVMDTTQDSKLWPPNA from the exons ATGGAATCCAACTCGATCGACGACTACTGGGTCGACGGCGGGGGATCCGATGCCGAGTTGCGCTGCGCCATCGAGAGCTTCTGCGACATGGTACCCACCACCGG AGTGGGCATCGAGGAGGCTTATGGTGTGGAGCTGACTAGCCTAAAGAAAAG GGCTAGAGATGATTCAACCACTGGACTCAAGTCAAAAGCTTGCCGTGAGAAAATGCGACGCGATAAGTTAAATGATAG GTTTTCAGAACTGTCTTTAATTCTTGACCCCGGTAGAACTCCTAAGTCTGACAAGGCAAGTATACTAAGTGATGCAGCTCGTGTGTTGGTACAGTTAAAAGCTGATGCACAGGAACTTAAGGAATCGAATGACAAGCTTCAAGAAACAATTAAGGATCTGAAG GTGGAGAAGAATGAGCTTCGAGACGAGAAGATGAAATTGAAGGCTGATAAGGAGACATTAGAGCAACAAGTCAAGGCCATAAGCATGGCTCCTTCTGGCTTCATGCCACATCCACTTGCATATCATCCTGCTGCCGCCCCTACTACGTTTTCTCCGCATGTTCAGGCCCCATCAAACAAGGCTGCCCACTTCCCTGCTTACCCTGGCATGGCCATGTGGCAATGGCTTCCCCCTGCTGTCATGGATACCACACAAGACTCCAAGCTTTGGCCTCCCAATGCATAA